A region from the Musa acuminata AAA Group cultivar baxijiao chromosome BXJ1-10, Cavendish_Baxijiao_AAA, whole genome shotgun sequence genome encodes:
- the LOC135595186 gene encoding fatty acid desaturase DES2-like isoform X1, with protein sequence METNHVAIATGEDRAVAGAMRARGGMTATMVPLRRSPTEKPPFTLGQIKKAIPPHCFDRSVIRSFSYVFRDLLFAVLFLYVAVALIPKLSLGLALAAWPLYWVVQGCVLTGLWVIAHECGHHAFSDYSLLDDVVGLVFHSALLVPYFSWKYSHRRHHSNTGSIERDEVFVPQPKASLSWYSKYLNNPLGRLVTLAVTLTLGWPLYLAFNVSGRPYPRFACHFDPYGPIYTDRERAQIFISDAGLMATSYALYRFAASYGFWWLARVYGVPLLIVNGWLVLITYLQHTHPALPHYDSSEWDWLRGALATVDRDYGVLNKVFHNITDTHVAHHLFSTMPHYHATEATRVIKPLLGEYYQFDGTPLLKAMWREARECIYVEPDEGSKQEGVFWYRKEF encoded by the coding sequence CGCGCGGAGGCATGACGGCGACTATGGTGCCCCTCCGCCGCTCGCCCACCGAGAAGCCTCCCTTCACCCTCGGTCAGATCAAAAAGGCCATTCCACCTCACTGCTTCGACCGCTCCGTCATCCGCTCCTTCTCCTACGTCTTCCGGGACCTGCTCTTTGCCGTTCTCTTCCTCTACGTCGCCGTCGCCCTCATCCCCAAGCTCTCGCTCGGACTCGCCCTCGCCGCCTGGCCACTCTACTGGGTCGTCCAGGGATGCGTCCTCACCGGCCTATGGGTCATTGCCCACGAGTGCGGCCATCACGCCTTCTCCGACTACTCCCTCCTCGACGACGTTGTCGGCCTCGTCTTTCATTCCGCCCTCCTCGTCCCCTACTTCTCCTGGAAGTACAGCCACCGCCGGCACCACTCCAACACCGGCTCCATCGAGCGCGACGAGGTCTTCGTCCCCCAGCCCAAGGCCTCTCTTTCATGGTATTCCAAGTACCTCAACAACCCGCTCGGCCGCCTCGTCACCCTGGCCGTCACCCTCACCCTCGGCTGGCCATTGTACCTCGCCTTCAACGTCTCCGGCCGCCCCTACCCCCGCTTCGCCTGCCACTTCGACCCCTACGGGCCGATATACACGGACCGCGAGCGGGCCCAAATCTTCATCTCCGACGCCGGCCTCATGGCGACCTCGTATGCCCTCTACCGCTTCGCGGCCAGCTACGGCTTCTGGTGGCTGGCGAGGGTGTACGGCGTGCCGCTGCTGATCGTGAACGGGTGGCTGGTCCTCATCACCTACCTGCAGCACACGCACCCGGCGTTGCCCCACTACGACTCGAGCGAGTGGGACTGGCTGCGGGGGGCGCTGGCGACGGTGGACAGGGACTACGGGGTGCTCAACAAGGTGTTCCACAACATCACGGACACCCACGTCGCGCACCACCTCTTCTCGACGATGCCGCACTACCACGCCACGGAGGCGACCAGGGTGATCAAGCCGCTGCTGGGCGAGTACTACCAGTTCGACGGGACTCCGCTGCTGAAGGCGATGTGGAGGGAGGCGCGGGAATGCATCTACGTGGAGCCGGACGAGGGGAGCAAGCAGGAGGGTGTCTTCTGGTACCGGAAGGAGTTCTGA
- the LOC135595186 gene encoding delta(12)-acyl-lipid-desaturase-like isoform X2, translated as MRARGGMTATMVPLRRSPTEKPPFTLGQIKKAIPPHCFDRSVIRSFSYVFRDLLFAVLFLYVAVALIPKLSLGLALAAWPLYWVVQGCVLTGLWVIAHECGHHAFSDYSLLDDVVGLVFHSALLVPYFSWKYSHRRHHSNTGSIERDEVFVPQPKASLSWYSKYLNNPLGRLVTLAVTLTLGWPLYLAFNVSGRPYPRFACHFDPYGPIYTDRERAQIFISDAGLMATSYALYRFAASYGFWWLARVYGVPLLIVNGWLVLITYLQHTHPALPHYDSSEWDWLRGALATVDRDYGVLNKVFHNITDTHVAHHLFSTMPHYHATEATRVIKPLLGEYYQFDGTPLLKAMWREARECIYVEPDEGSKQEGVFWYRKEF; from the coding sequence CGCGCGGAGGCATGACGGCGACTATGGTGCCCCTCCGCCGCTCGCCCACCGAGAAGCCTCCCTTCACCCTCGGTCAGATCAAAAAGGCCATTCCACCTCACTGCTTCGACCGCTCCGTCATCCGCTCCTTCTCCTACGTCTTCCGGGACCTGCTCTTTGCCGTTCTCTTCCTCTACGTCGCCGTCGCCCTCATCCCCAAGCTCTCGCTCGGACTCGCCCTCGCCGCCTGGCCACTCTACTGGGTCGTCCAGGGATGCGTCCTCACCGGCCTATGGGTCATTGCCCACGAGTGCGGCCATCACGCCTTCTCCGACTACTCCCTCCTCGACGACGTTGTCGGCCTCGTCTTTCATTCCGCCCTCCTCGTCCCCTACTTCTCCTGGAAGTACAGCCACCGCCGGCACCACTCCAACACCGGCTCCATCGAGCGCGACGAGGTCTTCGTCCCCCAGCCCAAGGCCTCTCTTTCATGGTATTCCAAGTACCTCAACAACCCGCTCGGCCGCCTCGTCACCCTGGCCGTCACCCTCACCCTCGGCTGGCCATTGTACCTCGCCTTCAACGTCTCCGGCCGCCCCTACCCCCGCTTCGCCTGCCACTTCGACCCCTACGGGCCGATATACACGGACCGCGAGCGGGCCCAAATCTTCATCTCCGACGCCGGCCTCATGGCGACCTCGTATGCCCTCTACCGCTTCGCGGCCAGCTACGGCTTCTGGTGGCTGGCGAGGGTGTACGGCGTGCCGCTGCTGATCGTGAACGGGTGGCTGGTCCTCATCACCTACCTGCAGCACACGCACCCGGCGTTGCCCCACTACGACTCGAGCGAGTGGGACTGGCTGCGGGGGGCGCTGGCGACGGTGGACAGGGACTACGGGGTGCTCAACAAGGTGTTCCACAACATCACGGACACCCACGTCGCGCACCACCTCTTCTCGACGATGCCGCACTACCACGCCACGGAGGCGACCAGGGTGATCAAGCCGCTGCTGGGCGAGTACTACCAGTTCGACGGGACTCCGCTGCTGAAGGCGATGTGGAGGGAGGCGCGGGAATGCATCTACGTGGAGCCGGACGAGGGGAGCAAGCAGGAGGGTGTCTTCTGGTACCGGAAGGAGTTCTGA